One part of the Nymphalis io chromosome 22, ilAglIoxx1.1, whole genome shotgun sequence genome encodes these proteins:
- the LOC126777344 gene encoding uncharacterized protein LOC126777344, whose product MTTKIEPDFPSSPPNDESDGEEQEIDQNYQEEEEEKKKPETNVASLLARLQSSGALIKKPKQEYRCFTCDIDFSDWEELENHLIKHVSLPSVVLDKLPSDEEDLPHSGDENWSDDEDVPALPKLNAPKTTQKIDISQILKKTGISLKKQSDNDAKSSDSALNKLSGLGFTITKNSTAIKKEKPDKDHEKPSDVMQKLGKLGGIKLKLKSDGNNTNSFKVVNGLKDFKASDDEDEGSGNDDDKEDQDYDDENDKSGENEGSGVEHDSDDQQSHNNSNRSDSSDSDKGKIMIPNLPKGIQGKLVIPKKEPVSTPTKMTPVKIQQEESLKVKPPNRPAVKQTPKRVPSVPIAVKEPPKITEAAVSRRPSENVTPERKESTDRTENVVVKQEVPETSSGETQSNLPLFTGQIKSERSSPPLSERTTPILAHIKSEPEGPSLGVISDPSNSQNTQNAKSTPSLLPVTKTEDIITVIEINGDSNDEDDDCCVVSTTPAPDIKPIVPKVENPPPAYSTTPLTSYSSSQSTYNSTTPLPSRLSSAPSTEKQHNFNWNAPDSKPPLDMLEKSADDIFESLLSSSTKKENMSSLSDASEYVSLDTLGPQHSCDICNTRFTDISLLEEHKRVTGHSKSLVAPSSSSLLPYNHSSNILSSLLPVKQLAEQVGKLSTIGNSGPGFTHQQNVMINIQAYPGAGGVMVPPQYNAYNSGQNIHGGYPPSSSNMYGAPGQPMSMPNQYQGPNYMSQGYGQYQTPMSKPAYPGSMPPNSHYSMASSPYSTNSPLQSMQQSVYGQSPGGIMNPPGSMGPPGSSPSHSYTSASSPVGGIKQQPGSGIKIQNIQTFPPGQVVGGPGGPPITCGPEVGPGQMAPPGQTMAGQIPGGTPIRMAAGANIAGPRPRLPTVRGQRPTIRPGIQVHGQVRGGKAGPRMPLKRPGAVVGGPGQKRRTDMLLPGKHDNEDCQVMSMQKQREGLPMIHSVQGAKDKLNLGSQISITKKTVNNEANAMANVLASRGISIKQKQKSRSPTPERPLPHIPNLGAGVSIKHTSKSSKFSIPEAKIGGGMYACKICKKMFMNHNSLQVHMSNAHPQSKIPVFKCDECPASYPKSLQLQHHKRVFHNVTGPNRELGLPVVDLSQEDNLKRLSNLGIYSFIPLANREQANGCFGIPVISVHNMQNGLTSSLQALGADGLLSLGPLKPLPNS is encoded by the exons ATGACAACAAAGATTGAACCTGATTTCCCATCATCGCCACCAAACGATGAGTCag ATGGAGAAGAACAAGAAATAGACCAAAACTATCAAGAAGAAGAAGAGGAAAAAAAGAAACCTGAAACAAATGTTGCAAGTTTACTGGCGCGACTTCAATCGTCCGGCGCTCTAATAAAAAAGCCAAAACAAGAATATCGTTGCTTCACTTGTGATATAGATTTTTCTGATTGGGAGGAGTTAGAGAATCATCTTATAAAGCACGTGTCACTGCCCTCAGTGGTATTAGACAAGCTGCCGTCCGACGAGGAAGACCTGCCGCATTCCGGTGATGAGAACTGGTCAGATGATGAAGATGTTCCTGCTCTACCAAAACTTAATGCGCCTAAAACTACCCAAAAGATAGATATatctcaaatattaaaaaagactgGGATTTCATTGAAAAAGCAAAGTGATAATGATGCAAAAAGTTCAGATTCCGCCTTGAATAAATTAAGTGGTTTAGGCTTTACAATAACAAAGAATTCAActgcaataaaaaaagaaaaacctgatAAAGATCATGAAAAACCTAGTGATGTGATGCAAAAATTGGGAAAACTTGGAGGTATTAAACTCAAACTCAAGTCAGATGGGAATAATACAAATTCATTTAAAGTTGTCAATGGTCTTAAAGATTTTAAGGCTTCTGATGACGAAGACGAAGGCAGTGGTAACGATGACGATAAGGAAGATCAAGATTATGACGATGAAAATGATAAATCTGGAGAAAATGAAGGTTCTGGAGTTGAACATGACTCTGACGATCAACAAAGTCACAACAATAGTAATAGATCTGATAGCAGTGATTCAGATAAAGGTAAAATAATGATACCCAATTTACCTAAAGGTATTCAAGGGAAACTTGTGATTCCAAAGAAAGAACCTGTCAGTACTCCTACTAAAATGACACCGGTTAAAATTCAACAGGAAGAAAGTCTGAAAGTAAAACCACCAAATAGACCTGCTGTTAAACAAACACCGAAAAGGGTACCTAGTGTTCCAATAGCAGTTAAAGAACCGCCTAAAATAACTGAAGCTGCTGTATCAAGAAGACCGTCTGAAAATGTCACACCAGAGAGGAAAGAATCTACCGATCGGACGGAGAATGTGGTAGTAAAACAAGAGGTACCTGAAACATCAAGTGGTGAAACACAAAGTAACTTACCTTTATTCACAGGTCAAATTAAATCAGAAAGATCGTCACCACCATTATCAGAGAGAACGACACCAATTTTGGCACATATTAAATCTGAACCTGAAGGTCCATCATTAGGTGTTATATCCGATCCAAGTAATAGTCAAAACACACAAAACGCTAAAAGTACACCATCTCTACTTCCCGTGACAAAAACTGAAGACATTATAACTGTCATTGAGATTAATGGTGATTCAAATGACGAAGATGATGACTGTTGTGTTGTATCCACTACTCCGGCTCCTGATATTAAGCCTATTGTACCTAAAGTAGAAAATCCACCCCCAGCTTATTCTACAACACCTCTTACTTCTTATTCATCTTCACAATCGACTTACAACTCGACTACGCCATTACCATCGCGGCTATCATCAGCACCGTCTACAGAAAAGCAACATAATTTCAATTGGAACGCTCCAGATAGTAAACCGCCATTAGATATGCTTGAAAAAAGTGCAGATGACATTTTTGAAAGTCTTCTATCGTCGTCcacaaaaaaggaaaatatgtcGTCTTTGTCAGATGCGAGTGAATATGTATCTTTAGATACGTTAGGTCCTCAACATTCATGTGACATTTGCAATACAAGGTTCACTGATATATCACTTCTTGAAGAACATAAAAGAGTGACAGGGCATTCTAAAAGTCTCGTTGCTCCGTCTTCATCTTCACTGTTGCCGTATAACCATTCCTCGAATATTCTTTCAAGTTTACTTCCAGTTAAACAATTAGCAGAACAAGTAGGGAAGCTCTCAACCATTGGTAATAGTGGTCCAGGATTTACTCACCAACAAAACGTTATGATTAATATACAAGCATATCCTGGCGCAGGAGGTGTTATGGTGCCACCGCAGTATAATGCATATAATTCTGGGCAAAATATTCATGGAGGATATCCTCCATCATCAAGCAATATGTATGGTGCCCCAGGTCAACCTATGTCAATGCCAAATCAATACCAAGGACCAAATTATATGAGTCAAGGGTACGGGCAGTACCAAACGCCAATGTCGAAACCGGCTTACCCAGGATCTATGCCTCCAAATTCTCATTATTCGATGGCTTCTTCTCCATATTCCACAAACTCTCCATTACAAAGCATGCAACAAAGTGTTTATGGTCAATCACCCGGCGGTATAATGAATCCACCCGGTTCTATGGGTCCACCAGGGTCGTCACCTAGTCATTCTTACACGTCTGCATCAAGTCCTGTTGGGGGAATTAAACAACAACCAGGAAGTggcattaaaatacaaaatatacaaactttTCCTCCTGGACAAGTAGTAGGGGGGCCAGGTGGGCCACCGATTACATGTGGCCCTGAGGTAGGCCCAGGACAAATGGCACCCCCGGGTCAGACGATGGCTGGGCAAATACCCGGAGGTACTCCGATACGAATGGCAGCTGGTGCAAATATAGCTGGTCCACGGCCGCGATTACCTACAGTTAGAGGACAAAGACCAACAATACGACCAGGAATCCAAGTACATGGGCAAGTTCGTGGTGGTAAAGCTGGCCCACGAATGCCATTAAAAAGGCCGGGTGCGGTAGTGGGTGGGCCAGGACAAAAGCGGCGAACTGATATGTTGCTGCCTGGTAAACACGATAATGAAGATTGCCAAGTGATGTCAATGCAGAAACAGCGCGAGGGCCTTCCCATGATTCATAGTGTGCAGGGTGCGAAAGATAAATTGAATCTTGGCAGCCAAATATCAATAACAAAGAAGACTGTTAATAATGAGGCGAACGCTATGGCGAATGTCCTTGCGTCACGAGGCATaagtattaaacaaaaacaaaaaagtagaTCACCGACACCCGAACGTCCTTTGCCTCATATTCCTAATTTGGGAGCGGGAGTTAGTATTAAGCACACATCAAAATCGAGCAAATTCTCAATACCTGAGGCGAAGATCGGCGGTGGAATGTACGCATGTAAAATATGTAAGAAAATGTTCATGAATCATAATTCATTACAAGTTCACATGTCGAATGCACATCCCCAAAGTAAAATACCCGTTTTTAAATGTGATGAGTGTCCTGCTTCCTATCCAAAATCTTTGCAATTGCAGCATCACAAAAGGGTGTTCCACAATGTGACAGGACCTAATAGAGAGCTGGGTTTGCCCGTAGTTGACCTGTCACAAGAGGACAATTTAAAGAGATTGAGTAATTTAGGAATATATAGCTTTATACCGTTGGCTAATCGTGAGCAGGCTAATGGATGCTTTGGCATACCAGTGATATCAGTGCACAATATGCAAAACGGTTTAACATCAAGTTTACAGGCACTTGGAGCAGATGGTTTATTAAGTCTCGGTCCTCTCAAACCATTGCCTAACTCGTAA